Proteins encoded by one window of Enterobacter hormaechei subsp. xiangfangensis:
- a CDS encoding YqaE/Pmp3 family membrane protein, whose translation MGFWRVVFTIILPPLGVLLGKGLGWAFILNILLTILGYFPGLIHAFWVQTKS comes from the coding sequence ATGGGTTTTTGGCGCGTTGTTTTTACGATTATTCTCCCGCCGCTGGGCGTGCTGCTTGGCAAGGGGCTGGGCTGGGCGTTTATTCTGAATATCCTTCTGACCATCCTGGGCTACTTCCCCGGTCTTATCCACGCATTTTGGGTTCAGACGAAGAGCTAG
- a CDS encoding rhodanese family protein: protein MSLPLISPQQANALIAEGAKLIDIRDPDEYAREHIPAAHSIPLDSLPGGLNAAPGETVIFHCQSGARTSNNAARLAQAASPANACVVEGGIQGWKQAGLLTVEDRSQPLPLMRQVQIAAGLLILCGVVLGYSVSSGFFLLSGFVGVGLLFAGVTGFCGMARLLKVMPWNRRT, encoded by the coding sequence ATGTCTCTTCCTCTTATTTCGCCGCAGCAGGCAAACGCGCTTATTGCTGAAGGCGCCAAACTTATCGATATTCGCGACCCCGACGAGTATGCCCGCGAGCATATTCCGGCGGCGCACTCCATTCCGCTGGATTCGTTACCCGGCGGGCTTAACGCGGCGCCGGGAGAAACGGTGATTTTCCACTGTCAGTCCGGCGCACGAACCTCAAACAATGCTGCTCGTCTGGCGCAGGCAGCATCCCCTGCGAACGCCTGTGTGGTTGAGGGAGGCATTCAGGGCTGGAAACAGGCCGGGCTGCTGACCGTTGAAGATCGATCGCAGCCGCTTCCGCTGATGCGTCAGGTGCAGATCGCTGCCGGGCTGCTGATCCTCTGCGGCGTGGTGTTGGGTTACAGCGTCTCCAGCGGTTTTTTCCTGCTGAGCGGTTTTGTGGGCGTCGGGCTGCTGTTCGCCGGAGTGACAGGTTTTTGCGGTATGGCGCGACTTCTGAAAGTGATGCCGTGGAACCGACGTACCTGA